A genomic segment from Bufo bufo chromosome 8, aBufBuf1.1, whole genome shotgun sequence encodes:
- the LOC120977354 gene encoding zinc finger protein 585A-like, whose translation MSAPGEGQDPGMMPTQHTSCLQTPQVTTFEDVAVYFSREEWQCLRFTEREMYKDVMMENFYCLLSIGYITVKPEIVSMIEKGEEPWIAERWPPKLSWRGPDGDLILLSTRYGMSAASKPHGTVSQSPDDTSKLLPPADPVETKKQEQSRPCSEHKNQMPKRLSVKKHQKSLTAVKPYFCHQCRKSFSTKPHLVRHQVTHSDRKPLTCPECGKCFMQYSTFFLHSRIHKGETQFSCLECGKLFMQKSDLVKHERTHMGQGQKPFVCTICNKSFSISSGLVKHLRIHTGEKPYTCSVCGKCFRQKTHLDKHKITHSEEKFFFCWECGIRSSSATDHAKHKLIHSSVKPFSCSECQRRFRWKSSLLEHMRIHTGEKPFSCSQCTKTFRWKSSLVEHQRVHSIDKLFSCTECAKSFYKRSNLEQHQRTHTGERPYACSGCDKRFSRKRHLLRHQVVHSEETPFSCSECGICFNREKALTQHQKIHNKKICPSKDCGKVFTYQSELLKHLRSHSGEKPYTCSVCGKCFSSMSNLGNHQHIHTGVKSHACTECDKRFAQKSALIKHFRTHTGEKPYECPVCNKRFSQKCQVAKHEKVHTKVQQFSCQDCNKNFLTKSDLTRHLMVHTGKKLFSCLDCDKSFCRKSNLKQHVKTHSGEKPFLCAHCKKSFITKAHLARHQAMHEEEKPFICAHCGQAFAQYSTFVQHEKIHKDVSPFPCSDCGKVFSQMSGLEKHVRTHTGEKPYSCLECGKCFSVNSALINHRKVHTGEKPFSCTMCVKSFSQKSHLDRHKKVHSEKKPYTCSLCGKGFTDSSRLIKHKAVHQGNKPFSCTECKKSFNWKSSLVEHTRLHTGEKPYVCPVCGLTYSRRSALKKHQRTHTTGEADDCRFSNIEQNNSLHGEDSGISENQKHFNDITVKLEIKENEDMGF comes from the exons ATGAGTGCGCCTGGAGAAGGTCAGGATCCCGGGATGATGCCCACTCAGCACACTTCCTGCTTGCAGACCCCACAG GTAACAACGTTTGAAGACGTAGCAGTGTATTTCTCGCGGGAGGAATGGCAATGTCTGCGTTTCACGGAGAGGGAAATGTACAAGGACGTGATGATGGAAAACTTCTATTGTCTACTGTCTATAG GTTACATCACTGTGAAACCTGAAATTGTATCCATGATAGAAAAGGGGGAGGAGCCGTGGATCGCAGAACGATGGCCGCCCAAGCTATCATGGAGGGGTCCAG ATGGAGATCTGATATTGCTGTCAACTCGGTATGGAATGTCTGCAGCCTCAAAGCCTCATGGAACAGTAAGCCAAAGTCCTGATGATACTAGCAAGCTACTGCCCCCTGCTGACCCTGTGGAAACCAAGAAACAGGAGCAATCACGACCTTGTTCTGAACACAAAAACCAGATGCCTAAGAGGCTCTCTGTTAAAAAACACCAGAAGTCCCTCACCGCCGTGAAGCCGTATTTCTGCCACCAATGTAGAAAGAGTTTTAGCACAAAACCGCATCTTGTTAGGCATCAAGTCACTCACTCAGACAGAAAACCACTGACCTGTCCAGAATGCGGAAAATGTTTTATGCAAtactcaactttttttttacacagcagGATCCACAAGGGAGAGACGCAGTTTTCATGTTTGGAATGTGGAAAGCTTTTCATGCAGAAGTCTGATCTTGTCAAACATGAGAGAACGCACATGGGACAGGGACAGAAGCCCTTTGTTTGCACCATATGTAACAAAAGCTTCAGCATAAGTTCAGGTCTTGTAAAACACTTGAGGATCCATACAGGGGAGAAGCCCTATACCTGCTCTGTGTGTGGTAAGTGTTTTAGGCAGAAGACACATCTGGACAAACATAAAATAACCCATTCTGAGGAGAAGTTCTTCTTTTGTTGGGAGTGTGGGATACGTTCTTCATCTGCTACAGATCATGCAAAACATAAATTAATACACTCTAGTgttaagccattttcatgctctgaATGCCAAAGGCGATTTAGGTGGAAGTCATCGCTTTTGGAACACATGAGGATTCACACGGGTGAGAAACCATTTTCCTGCTCACAGTGCACAAAAACATTTCGTTGGAAGTCTTCCCTAGTGGAACATCAAAGAGTTCACTCAATAGACAAGCTTTTTTCTTGCACAGAATGTGCAAAATCTTTCTATAAACGATCTAACCTAGAGCAGCATCAAAGgacacacacaggagagaggcCATATGCATGCTCAGGGTGTGACAAAAGGTTTAGCCGGAAAAGACATCTGTTACGGCACCAGGTGGTTCACAGCGAAGAGACTCCATTTTCTTGTTCGGAGTGCGGAATATGCTTTAATCGGGAGAAGGCACTGACCCAGCACCagaaaatacacaataaaaagaTCTGCCCTTCCAAAGATTGTGGGAAAGTCTTTACCTACCAGTCTGAACTCTTGAAGCATCTAAGATCTCACTCTGGGGAGAAACCATATACCTGCTCAGTTTGCGGGAAATGCTTTAGCAGCATGTCGAACCTTGGGAATCATCAGCACATTCACACAGGAGTAAAATCACATGCCTGCACAGAATGTGACAAACGGTTTGCTCAGAAATCTGCCCTCATCAAACACTTTAGAACCCACACAGGAGAAAAACCTTACGAGTGTCCTGTTTGTAATAAACGCTTTAGCCAAAAATGCCAAGTTGCCAAGCATGAGAAAGTCCACACCAAAGTGCAGCAATTTTCTTGCCAAGACTGTAATAAAAATTTCTTGACCAAGTCAGATCTTACCAGGCATCTCATGGTCCACACAGGAAAGAAACTGTTCTCCTGTTTGGACTGCGACAAAAGCTTTTGTAGAAAGTCCAACCTTAAACAGCATGTGAAAACTCACTCAGGGGAGAAGCCTTTTTTATGCGCTCATTGTAAGAAGTCCTTTATAACCAAAGCACATCTGGCCCGCCACCAGGCCATGCATGAGGAGGAAAAGCCTTTTATCTGTGCTCATTGTGGCCAAGCTTTTGCTCAATACTCTACCTTTGTGCAGCATGAGAAGATTCACAAAGACGTCAGTCCATTTCCATGTTCTGATTGTGGAAAAGTCTTCTCTCAAATGTCGGGTCTTGAGAAACATGTTAGAACCCACACTGGTGAGAAACCATACTCCTGTTTAGAGTGTGGAAAATGTTTCAGCGTCAACTCAGCCCTCATAAACCATAGAAAAGTACATACTGGGGAGAAACCATTTTCGTGTACTATGTGTGTGAAAAGTTTTAGCCAGAAGTCCCATCTAGATAGGCACAAAAAGGTCCACAGTGAGAAGAAACCATACACTTGCTCATTATGTGGCAAAGGCTTCACAGACAGTTCCAGGCTGATTAAACATAAGGCTGTCCACCAAGGGAACAAACCATTCTCTTGTACTGAATGCAAAAAGAGCTTCAACTGGAAGTCGTCTCTTGTAGAACATACCAGACTTCACACAGGCGAAAAGCCGTATGTGTGTCCTGTGTGTGGGCTAACCTATTCGAGGAGGTCTGCTCTTAAGAAACACCAGAGAACTCACACAACGGGTGAAGCAGATGACTGTAGATTCTCAAATATCGAACAAAATAATTCACTACATGGAGAAGATAGTGGAATTTCAGAAAATCAAAAACATTTTAATGACATTACTGTAAAATTAGAAATCAAAGAGAATGAGGATATGGGTTTCTAG